One Phaseolus vulgaris cultivar G19833 chromosome 2, P. vulgaris v2.0, whole genome shotgun sequence DNA window includes the following coding sequences:
- the LOC137810708 gene encoding glutathione S-transferase U17-like gives MAKNELKLLGGWSSPFALRVQIALNLKGVDYEAVEETFNPKSDLLLKSNPVHKKIPVLLHADKPICESAIIVEYIDEVWTNLPSILPQNVYDRANARFWVAYIDDKWLTALKSILRAEEKNEEKKAQFEEAEEVFERMEEVLHKGSEGKAFFGGDTIGFIDIGFGSFLSWIRVVEKMNGRKLLDETKHPRLLQWAQNFAAHPAVNGLIPQTDKLIEVVKGFNQTSGALAAAK, from the exons ATGGCTAAAAACGAGTTGAAGCTTTTGGGTGGTTGGTCCAGCCCTTTTGCCCTAAGGGTTCAGATTGCCCTTAACCTCAAGGGTGTAGATTATGAGGCTGTTGAAGAGACCTTCAATCCCAAAAGTGACCTTCTTCTTAAGTCCAACCCTGTGCACAAGAAAATCCCAGTTCTCCTCCATGCAGATAAACCCATATGTGAATCTGCCATCATAGTTGAATACATTGATGAAGTTTGGACCAATCTTCCCTCCATCCTTCCACAAAATGTCTATGATCGAGCTAATGCCCGATTTTGGGTTGCTTACATCGATGACAag TGGTTAACGGCCTTGAAAAGTATTCTAAGGGCTGAAGAgaagaatgaagaaaagaagGCACAGTTTGAGGAAGCAGAAGAAGTGTTTGAGAGGATGGAAGAAGTGTTGCACAAGGGCAGTGAAGGGAAGGCCTTTTTTGGAGGAGACACGATTGGATTCATTGATATTGGTTTTGGAAGCTTTCTGAGTTGGATAAGAGTGGTAGAGAAGATGAATGGAAGAAAATTGCTTGATGAAACCAAGCACCCTCGCTTGCTCCAATGGGCTCAAAATTTTGCTGCTCATCCTGCTGTCAATGGCCTCATACCACAAACTGACAAGCTTATTGAAGTTGTCAAAGGTTTTAACCAAACATCAGGAGCTCTTGCAGCTGCAAAGTAA